In Oncorhynchus masou masou isolate Uvic2021 chromosome 28, UVic_Omas_1.1, whole genome shotgun sequence, the DNA window CCTGGTCGTTGGTGTCCCCTGTGTGCCAAAGGGAGTTCCTCAGGTGCTCACCTGGGCCCGACTTAGACTTCACAGCCTGGGAGAGATAGCGAGGGAGAAGGTAAGAAGTagtaaatacaaaaataaaaagacAGATTTCATTGTACAATTCaaggcacatatacacacacacacacacacaccttgagctGGATGCCAGGCTCGGCCACTGCTCTGAAGGGTGTGGCCTGCCAGTAGGTCTGCTCAGTCTGTTTCCACATGACCACGTAGAAGGAGGAGGAGTCCTGGTAGCCAAAGATGAAGCCTGCGTAGTCATCGTCAGTCACTGTGTTTACATGGAATGTCCCCTCAAAGTCCACCCCACTGAAGGCAGTGTAACCTAGGGGACAAAACAACAGCGGTTACGACGAAATAGAAACCGAGTTGATACAATACGATATATATGATACTTGATAATGATTTGGAAGTCTTTCTTACCCACAGCCAGTCCAGGGTCACTGTTCATGGTCTGTACAATCTCCATTCCCTGTTTAAGATATAAAATGTCAGTCCTGTTGTCAAATTCAAAGCATTTGAACATATTTAGCTTATTATTTCCGGTAGTCCTGTAAATGGCCATCACACCTGATTGAGGACAACCCAGTTGGGGTCAATCTGGGCGTCACCCTCGGGGTCCAGCACCACCGTCTGATAGGCTCTGaagtctgtcagagtgacctcaGCGTTCTCTGGACAGTTGTCTATTCTGTCAATCACCTTGTCCTGGTCAAAGTCTGACTCACACACATCCCCAACACCGTCATCTGGGAGGAGAGAATACACAAAAGCTTAGAAATGATGGCCAATAAGGTTCTAAGCATAGGCAATACACTAGTAAAGCAGAGAGTTTAAAGTTTGTTGGgtggttggttgattggttgaagGTCAATGGTGACTGAGTATACGTTGTTTGAAGGACAGTATTAGATCAGTGAAGCTACAGTTCTTTTGCAGGTGTCAAAGCTGAATGTGATGGAAAACCTTGTCAGTCCATAGGCGCTTCACTTCCTCAAGTTTTACCTTCAGTTAAAAAATGTGTATACTCACACTGTGTGTGTAGTCAAGTCTCCTATTGTTGTCACACTATTTACAGCACGCTTGGCAGGACACAAACTTACACAGAAAATAGTTGGTCGAAGCCCAAACAGACTGAAACACTAGGCTATAGCTTTTAGGTGATAACTCAAGAATTCGGATTCGGATTTAGAAAAGTATTATTTCCCATTGCTGGGCAATTTGGTCACAGCAGTAATGTAAATTAAAAAGTGTGAAAGAAAGATTACTACTGACTGTTCTCATCCAGCTGGTCGGGGTTGGGCACCAGTCTGCAGTTGTCGGGTCCGGGTGGCAGGAAGTCAGGGATGCTGTCGTTGTCATCGTCATCGTCACACTCATCCCCCAGGCCGTCTTTGTCTGTGTCCAGCTGGGAGCTGTTGATCACGTTGGGACAGTTGTCCTTGGTGTCCTGGTGACCGTCACCATCACTACAGACCAGGCAGGTAACACAAAAGGGGAAGGGACAGAAAAGATAGGTCTTCTCACAAAttttgtaaacaatttttggacatccctgttagtgagtatttctcttttgccaagataatcaatacacctgacaggtgtggcatatcaagaagctgattaaacaacatgatcattgcacaggtgcaccttgtgctggggacaataaaaggccactaaaatgtgcagttttgtcacacaacacagtaTTTTTTGTTCAGCATATATACTGTAGTTGAATATTCATAAAAATAAAGGGATGAATTGACTACTGGAATCATGCATTGACTAAGTCAATTAAATCATGAAGTGGATATTTTAAGAGAATACTTTTTCTAACATCAGATACtttaaaacatgttttctttTACCTGTCTTGGTTTGTGTCACAAGAATCCCCAACCAGGTCATCGTCGATGTCGGACTGAAATCAGAGCACAGATTTGTTAAAACACTTTTTGACCTCTCACAGGAGATGACATCTCAGTCGCTCCATATTCCAGTATATATCTGTAAACTGAACAGGTCTCAGAACCTTCAATGGAGGCCTGTGGAGGCAGTCTGACCTGGTTAGGATTAGGAATATCGGGGCAGCTGTCACAGGCGTCTCCCACTCCGTCACCATCCCGGTCCAACTGGTCCCGGTTCACCACCATCTGGCAGTTATCCAGGAAGTTCTTCAAGCCTGGAGACCAATTCATTTACAGAGTTTGAGATTGTAAAGTTATCTGACCAATAGTATCCCACCACTCTGCAGACGTGTTAGGGAAATACATGACAGTGCATAAGTAAAGTAGTCTCTTTCAGGATTACTGCTTTGTGATGTATGCACACCGGGGATAGCTGTTCTAGATATTTCAAGAACATCTGTGAAAGTGTCAAAAAAAGTGTAAGTATGGCCCATGAGAAAAATCATAAAGTGTGATTTATGTGATTCGAAGGCTTACTCACTGATGTTGAATCAATGCATTATTATTTAAAAGCAAACTGCACGGGGTTGATGCTCTTTACGTTGATATTCTGTTTCTAATAATTCACTAGTTGTGCCACAGGCAGGCGCTGTTGCATTTGTCATCTGAGTAAAGTGTTTGTGCAGAAGGCCCTAGGTGTGTCATTTCTCGTTTATCTCAGGGAAGCAACAGTACTGTGATCATTGCATAAAGGTCAAGTGGTCTGTAGACAGAGTCTGTAAAAAGAAACCCAGACAGTCATGTACTGTATCAAAGAGTGAGGAGGACAAAGGcatactgtgtgtttgtgtgtgtttagtaatGGGATCAGGGTAGGGTTGGTGTTTTGGTGTTTTCTAGTCAAACGGCTgttgtatcagactactgtgaCGCTAGTTAGGTGGTAGGGATGTGTCAGTGTACGCACCGTCTCCATCCATGTCATCATCGCAGGCGTCTCCTTTCCTGTCACCGTCAGTGTCCCTCTGATCGGGGTTCTCCACCGTACGACAGTTGTCACAGGCATCACCGTGGTTGTCCTTGTCACTATTCCTCTGGTCCACGTTAGGCTTCAGCCAGCAGTTATCCTGCATGGGAGAGGGGCACAGGGGCGCAGAGAGTTTGAGGGAGGGAGctgtactctctctgtgtgtgtttgtgtgtttgtgtgtgtgtgtgtgtgtgtgtctacctgttcATTCAGAATACCGTCTCCATCAGCGTCATTGTCACAAGCGTCCCCTTGTCCGTCCTCGTCAGCATCTTCTTGGCCAGAGTTGGGAACACGCATGCAGTTATCCTGACAACCAACAGATTGATTTCGACACACTGTTAACCCTTTAACAGACACAACGTCAAAATAATAtggggggaggggaaaggggagagagggggaacgagggagtgagaaagggggagagggagagatggtgatacaggaagagagagagagagagttaaaagcgagagagatggggaggcaCGGAAAGAGAGATCACATGTGCTGTTTATTCCAGGATAGTTGTATTTGTTTCAGTTGTCATGGTTACCTTTTTACAGACCATATCCTTGCACTTGAGTTTCTCATCGGGGTATCCATCAATGTCTGTGTCCTTCCCACATAGGTAGCCATTACCAGCCCAGCCAATCCCACACTGACAGGAAAAATAAGAGAAAACActtgaggcagtgtgtgtgtgtgtgtgtgtgtgtgtgtgtgtgtgtgtgtgtgtgtgtgtgtgtgtgtgtgtgtgtgtgtgtgtgtgtgtgtgtgtgtgtgtgtgtgtgtgtgtgcgtgtgcgtgtgcgtgtgtgcgtgcgtgtgcgtgtgtgtaaggcAGTCAGTAAAAGGTTGGCCTAGTTTTATAGAGTGacgagtgtgtatgtgtgtgtgtgttattctgcgtctctatgtgtgtgtgcgtgcatgcgtgtgtgagtgagagcgAGTTCTGTCAGTGGAGGCTAGTTTGTGATCTATAGGACCCCACCTGACAGGTGATGGAGCCGTCTCTTTCTTGGATACACTGGGCGTTGACATCACAGGGGTTGGTCCGACTGTTACCACAGCTCCTCTCTGGCTTACAGCCCTTCACCTGGCCCCCTATGTAGCCTGTTTTACAGCCCCCGCAGACGTATGAACCCTACGGGGATAATACAGGGTAACAGGCAATGAACAACATATCATACATGTAGTACTTGTACTTGGGTCAGATATTTAGCTTGGAATCCTTTTAACACACATGGTTCCCTTGTCCTATTGTTTAAAATGGAGCGATATTCTATTTGGATTCCAGATACTAGCCCGGTCCCCAGATCTGCTTGTTCTTCAAGTAGTTTCTGTTGTGTGATAGCGAAAGTCATGAGTTGGCCGAAGCAAAAAGATGTGGCGACCACCGGGCTATCAGACAGACACTCAGTCCTTACCACAGAGttgtgacagagagagtcagCAGTGCACCCTCCGTTGTTGGATCCTTTGCACTCGTCAATGTCATCACAGACCTAAGAGATATAGAGTTAAAAAAACGATATAATGATATATAGCTTGAAAAGATGTTACAAGATTAGTTATCCTAGTAACAATGTCACCGGGTGGGGGGTCGATTTCATTTCAATTCATCTTCTTGAATTTACCAAGTTGAAATGGAGGACGACAGCttgctgtcgaaacgttggtgaGTAAAGGATTTTATTAGAGCTACTCGAGTGTAGCTTTTCGTTTTCATTTTTTCATTAGACCTTGACTCCATTTGGTGATGTAGACTGacctgtttgtttgtctgtgcgTAGACCACTCCCACCCCCTCCACAGCCAGACCAGTGTAGCCCAGAGGACATGCATCACAGCGAAACCCTGGAGCTGTGTTCACACACTTTACCCCGGCGAAGCAAGGGTTAAACTgacactatatatagagagagagagagagacagtagaagaTGCTTGGTTAGTATTTTAGAATGATTACAACCACATAAATACACAcagttaacacacagacacacacaccctacctcaTCCACATCATCACAGCTGAAGCCATCCCCTGTGTATCCATCAGGACAGGGTCCACACTCAACACCCTCTTCCGTCTCAATACACATGTCGTcacggaaacaaacaccaggGGCACACTTTGGCTCAATGACCTCACTTCCACCCAGTCCTTCAAAGACACCCAGAGGAAATATATTTTTATGACACTAATTTTCACAATACCAGTGGCTTCTCATGTATTAGTTATGAATGTGTCATAAGCGAACATGCTTCAAGTAAAACTGGGGTCTAGTGATTTTCCTTGTTAGGTCTCATGGTCAGGAAAAAAATCTTGGCCCAATCCATAAACAACATATGACATGAATGCAGAACACATAATACAGAATAAATCATTTGTAATATAATGGTGGTATTGGATGTTCTCACCACAAGCCTGGCACTCAGAGATGGTGTTTCTGAGAAAAGATGTCTCTTTGACCTTTAAGAAGCAGCAGAAACATTTTTATTATATCTTGATTTAACTAgtcaagccagttaagaacaaattcttattttcaatgacggcctaggaacattgggttaactgccttgttcaggggtagaacgacagacttgtaccttgtcagctcggggattcaatcttgcaacccttcggttactagtccaacgctctaaccactaggctacctgccgccccagatagCATGTTTGTAAATGGACTCAGTGGGTCAGGAGGTGGAGTTTAAGAGTTCCAAGAGGAGCTTGACCATTATAGTTACCTGCTGAATAAGGACATCTTTCAGCTCATTTATCACCTGGGTGAGCTCAAGCATTTGATTGGAGAGTTGCTTTGTGTTGACccctgcaaatcaaatcaaatgtatttatatagcccttcgtacatcagctgatatctcaaagttctgtacagaaacccagcctaaaaccccaaacagcaagcaaagcaggtgtagaagcatgatGGCTGGgaacaactccctagaaagggAGAATGGGGGAAGAACATGGGTCATACCAAAACACTTGAGTTGGGGTTCTTGTTTGAGCTACCCTCAACGTACAGTAACAGGGTGAATTAGACAGTATATCTATGTATgtagtgccagtcaaaagtttggacacctactaattcaagggtttttctttattctgactattttctacattgtagaatactagtgaagacagcaaaactatgaaataacgcacatggaatcatgaagtaaccaaaaatgtgttaaacaaatcaaaatatattttatatttgagattcttcaaagtagccaccctttgctttgatgacagctttgcacactcttggcattctctcaaccagcttcacgaggtagtcgtctggaattaatttcaattaacaggtctgCCTTGAATGTTTTTCCTTaaaatgcatttgagccaatcagttggtatacagaagatatccctatttggtaaaagaccaagtccatattatggcaagaacatctcaaataagcaaagagaaatgacagtccaacattactttaacttcttatggctgggggcagtattgagtataataatgaataaggtgcccagagtaaactgcctgctactcaggcccagttgctaatatgtgcatattattagtagatttggatagaaaacagtttctaaaactgcttgaatgatgtctgtgagtataacagaactcatatgtcaggcaaaaacctgagaaaaaatccaaccaggaagtgggaaatctgaggtttgtagttcttcaactctttgcctatcgcatatacagtgtctatggggtcaaattgcacttcctaaggcttccactagatgtcaacagtctttagaaccttgtttgatgcttctactgtgaaggaggggggaatggcaGAGTAGCATGAGCTGGTCACGCGCGTTCACGtaagagttagctctcgttccattgcatttctgaagacaaaggaattctccggttgaaacattattgaagaattatgttaaaaacatcctaaagattgattctatacttcgtttgacatgtttctatggactgtaacagaacttttttACTTTTCGTCTGGCCTGCACGTCATGAATTTGGAATACTGAGCTAAACGCACAAACAAAAAGgatgtatttggacataaattatggactttatcgaacaaatcaaacatttattgtggaactgggattcctgggagtgcattctgataaagatcatcaaaggtaagtgaatatttataatgttatttctgacttctgttgactctacaacatggcggatatctgtatggcttgatttgttgtctgagcgctgtactcagattattgcatggtgtgttTTTTCGGTAAAGttattttgaaatctgacacagcggttgcattaaggagaagtgtatctataattccatgcataatagttcttttatcaatgtttattatgagaatatctgtaaattgatgtggctctctgcaaaatcaccggatgttttggaactactattccataatgcgccaatgtaaactcagatttttgtatataaatattaactttatcgaacacaacatacatgtattgtgtaacatgaagtgcTATGAGTGTcacctgatgaagatcatcaaaggttagtgattcattttatctctatttctgcattttgtgactcctctctttggctggaaaaatggctgtgtttttctgtgactaggtgcagacctaacaatcgtttggtgtgctttcatcataaagcctttttgaaatcggacactgtggtgggattaacaacaagtttatctttaaaatggtgtaaaatacttctatgtttgaggaattttaattatgagatttctgttgttttgaatttggcgccctgcactttcccTGGCTGTCATCATATCGACCCCGTTAGCAGGAttcaaggtcagtcaatccggaaaatgtcaaaaaCCTTTAAAGTTGCAAgtacagttgcaaaaaccatcaagcgctattatGAAACTGtctcttatgaggaccgccacaggaaaggaagacccagagttacctctgctgcagaggataagttcattagagctaactgca includes these proteins:
- the LOC135517663 gene encoding thrombospondin-4-B-like, which codes for MGLWTMLIVALQLVLNLCSDGAQGSVYDLLNSPDCLPDLLQGGLVEQGVNEAFILTTFKLQPKTGTTVFGLYNPRDNSKYFEFTVLGKLNRAVLRYLRSDRRMSSVTFNNIQLADGQRHRLLFHLKGMQQGPGAVELHLDCRLVETVRDLPSVFQGLPAGYGVVELKSMQGKAEEELEELKLVVGDTFENVASLQNCHQQGDSVQTLGVNTKQLSNQMLELTQVINELKDVLIQQVKETSFLRNTISECQACGLGGSEVIEPKCAPGVCFRDDMCIETEEGVECGPCPDGYTGDGFSCDDVDECQFNPCFAGVKCVNTAPGFRCDACPLGYTGLAVEGVGVVYAQTNKQVCDDIDECKGSNNGGCTADSLCHNSVGSYVCGGCKTGYIGGQVKGCKPERSCGNSRTNPCDVNAQCIQERDGSITCQCGIGWAGNGYLCGKDTDIDGYPDEKLKCKDMVCKKDNCMRVPNSGQEDADEDGQGDACDNDADGDGILNEQDNCWLKPNVDQRNSDKDNHGDACDNCRTVENPDQRDTDGDRKGDACDDDMDGDGLKNFLDNCQMVVNRDQLDRDGDGVGDACDSCPDIPNPNQSDIDDDLVGDSCDTNQDSDGDGHQDTKDNCPNVINSSQLDTDKDGLGDECDDDDDNDSIPDFLPPGPDNCRLVPNPDQLDENNDGVGDVCESDFDQDKVIDRIDNCPENAEVTLTDFRAYQTVVLDPEGDAQIDPNWVVLNQGMEIVQTMNSDPGLAVGYTAFSGVDFEGTFHVNTVTDDDYAGFIFGYQDSSSFYVVMWKQTEQTYWQATPFRAVAEPGIQLKAVKSKSGPGEHLRNSLWHTGDTNDQVRLLWKDPRNVGWKDKVSYRWYLQHRPQVGYIRARFYEGTELVADSGVTIDTTMRGGRLGVFCFSQENIIWSNLKYRCNDTIPEDFQFSTQHGVNDSL